The following proteins come from a genomic window of Dermacentor albipictus isolate Rhodes 1998 colony chromosome 8, USDA_Dalb.pri_finalv2, whole genome shotgun sequence:
- the LOC139049078 gene encoding uncharacterized protein, which yields MDHSVPAALEELDPDELDLRFPGLDVNVPCTAEAGAEDEGHIPVSCCHLLERLSAWNRFLWHVGLQLRELRAPGKLSLVRVVHMNDGGGLWQTERRRDARLLFQVLLQRHRCVVSVDLDEAMCEGSGLGEYRERVVSALQRSTSLQALTFDILFCDYRWIREEMFRAIAKLTNLQELVVSGTGAAPPVLPDAICTLLLNTTSLATLSMSRLVFDAEDRWRLIDALTSNVTVENLSLHGSVVHSYLPNGRSRFSIFLVGSMRLRSLSLQGDKLDPAKTFDDLMCTIPPLVVRGILRKFKLSGFLLNADCASLLAVLVARKEGLLEHLDIGGCHWRAESLPRSPIDAGSMDCEEAGPSSSKPVCPWHDVFDDAAQVPLSFLRLSFAGLEPENLAPLFNTAATVEFLGTISLRDVALGQLKEVCRVVRETGMGDRVRIEGVHLVDSASLSALKEFPESLRHVAITSLSEPRLEVFQKTVRLACSWYQLTALHLFLTQKVVLHAATIRSLSECVSVATALREFALTGCQRPDLSPCLRAATRPHSALLQAIFENVGIQTLRIERLRLGRANMRFLAKQVVASETLCEVSFASSDELENEEFVDFISAELCENRTILRLRVLEAADGEPQEARIAVEDVLGRNMGYLTCAAHFVVFDTRLSRCEEAFVAALCSPALVEKVQDLAHVDDLEATRMIRSILE from the exons ATGGACCACAGCGTACCCGCCGCTCTGGAAGAGCTGGATCCCGATGAACTAGATCTTCGCTTCCCGGGTTTAGACGTAAACGTTCCTTGCACCGCTGAAGCCGGTGCCGAAGACGAGGGCCACATTCCAGTGTCCTGCTGTCACCTTCTCGAACGGCTGTCCGCCTGGAATCGCTTCCTCTGGCACGTCGGCTTGCAGCTGCGAGAACTCCGGGCACCCGGAAAACTGTCCCTGGTGCGGGTGGTCCACATGAACGACGGCGGTGGCCTCTGGCAAACAGAACGCCGTCGCGACGCGCGGCTTCTCTTCCAGGTCCTCTTGCAGCGGCACCGCTGCGTCGTGAGCGTTGACCTCGACGAAGCCATGTGCGAGGGCAGCGGGCTCGGCGAGTACCGAGAACGGGTCGTCTCGGCGCTTCAGCGAAGCACGAGCCTGCAGGCGTTGACCTTCGACATCCTCTTTTGCGACTACAG ATGGATTCGAGAGGAGATGTTCCGTGCAATAGCCAAGCTGACGAACCTGCAAGAACTCGTTGTCTCGGGCACCGGCGCAGCACCCCCGGTCCTGCCAGACGCGATCTGTACGCTCCTGCTGAACACGACGAGTCTCGCCACACTATCGATGTCGCGACTCGTATTCGACGCGGAAGACAGGTGGCGCCTCATCGACGCCCTCACGAGCAACGTCACCGTCGAGAACCTGTCCTTGCACGGCAGCGTCGTGCACTCTTATCTCCCGAACGGAAGGTCCAGGTTCTCCATTTTCCTGGTCGGAAGCATGCGGCTGAGATCTTTGAGCCTGCAAGGCGACAAATTGGATCCTGCCAAAACGTTCGATGACCTAATGTGCACGATCCCGCCGCTCGTCGTTCGCGGCATCCTCCGTAAGTTCAAACTTTCCGGCTTCCTCCTAAACGCCGACTGCGCGAGCCTGCTCGCCGTACTCGTGGCTCGGAAAGAAGGGCTCCTCGAACACCTCGACATCGGCGGCTGCCACTGGAGAGCGGAGTCGTTGCCTCGGTCTCCGATCGACGCCGGATCGATGGACTGCGAAGAAGCGGGTCCCTCCTCCTCGAAACCCGTCTGTCCCTGGCACGACGTGTTCGACGACGCCGCGCAGGTCCCACTCTCGTTTCTCCGGCTCAGCTTCGCGGGACTCGAGCCGGAGAACCTCGCACCTCTCTTCAACACTGCCGCCACCGTCGAGTTCCTGGGGACCATCTCGCTCAGGGACGTGGCGCTGGGCCAACTGAAGGAGGTGTGCCGAGTCGTCCGGGAAACCGGCATGGGCGACCGAGTCCGCATAGAAGGCGTACACCTCGTCGACTCGGCGTCGCTAAGTGCGCTCAAAGAGTTTCCGGAATCGTTGCGTCACGTGGCCATCACTTCACTCAGCGAGCCGAGACTGGAGGTGTTCCAAAAGACGGTCCGCCTGGCGTGCAGCTGGTACCAGCTGACTGCGCTGCACCTCTTCCTGACACAGAAAGTCGTCCTCCACGCCGCCACCATTCGCTCGTTGAGCGAGTGCGTGAGCGTCGCCACAGCGCTGAGAGAGTTCGCGCTGACAGGTTGTCAGCGGCCAGACCTCAGTCCTTGTCTTCGAGCAGCGACGAGGCCTCACAGCGCTCTTCTCCAAGCCATCTTCGAGAACGTGGGCATCCAAACGCTGCGAATCGAAAGGCTCCGTCTGGGCAGGGCCAACATGCGCTTCCTGGCCAAACAGGTTGTTGCCAGCGAGACGCTGTGCGAAGTCTCCTTCGCGTCCTCGGACGAACTCGAGAACGAAGAGTTCGTTGACTTCATCTCGGCAGAGCTCTGCGAGAACAGGACCATCTTGCGTCTGCGAGTGTTGGAGGCTGCGGACGGAGAACCGCAGGAAGCGAGGATCGCGGTCGAAGACGTCCTCGGTCGCAACATGGGATACCTCACGTGCGCGGCGCACTTCGTCGTCTTCGACACTCGCTTGAGCCGCTGTGAGGAAGCCTTCGTGGCCGCCCTCTGCAGTCCAGCCCTGGTCGAGAAAGTCCAGGACCTCGCGCACGTGGACGATCTCGAGGCGACGCGCATGATCCGAAGCATTCTGGAATAG